The following are from one region of the Silene latifolia isolate original U9 population chromosome 9, ASM4854445v1, whole genome shotgun sequence genome:
- the LOC141601502 gene encoding uncharacterized protein LOC141601502 has protein sequence MPIQTTRLKKQDCECLVDKICGRIHGYGARKFSYAGRLVIVQSVLNFLHSYWASMFIIPKGIINRIEAVCRNFLWDNSADYRRTPLVGWDTIFRPKDEGGLGLKDQESWNKVMVGRLVDWIAMQRDSIWVYWVQNNYLKGQEWMEYKPSTNSSWVWRRICRVKDEMRPGYVQGQWTVQPGGFTPAGRYTWFRGTRPRVQWVKVVWNGWALPKHQFLGWLIAHEALNTTARLYRFGVDIEDKCYLCGLASETIEHLYCDCLYSKRVVEELINKTSWAFPLRDVMNWCMRRPGTMLQRGVQVAMMLSLMYHVWKQRNKGRYENVLLRPERVAGNIMEEMRFRVRARDRTVMTLAEREWLNRMRLIE, from the coding sequence ATGCCCATACAAACTACAAGGCTTAAAAAGCAAGACTGTGAATGCCTCGTGGATAAAATTTGTGGTAGGATTCATGGATATGGTGCAAGGAAGTTCTCTTATGCAGGAAGGTTGGTAATTGTGCAGAGTGTGCTTAATTTCTTACACTCATATTGGGCATCTATGTTTATCATCCCCAAAGGCATTATTAATAGGATAGAAGCAGTTTGTAGAAATTTCCTCTGGGATAATAGTGCAGACTATAGAAGGACTCCTCTTGTGGGATGGGATACAATTTTTAGACCCAAAGATGAAGGAGGATTGGGACTCAAAGACCAGGAATCCTGGAACAAGGTTATGGTAGGAAGATTGGTTGACTGGATAGCTATGCAAAGAGACTCTATATGGGTATATTGGGTCCAGAATAATTACCTTAAAGGTCAGGAATGGATGGAATATAAGCCTAGTACAAACTCTAGTTGGGTTTGGAGGAGAATTTGTAGGGTTAAGGATGAGATGAGGCCTGGTTATGTTCAGGGGCAGTGGACTGTGCAACCAGGAGGATTTACTCCAGCAGGACGCTATACTTGGTTTAGAGGGACTAGGCCAAGAGTACAATGGGTTAAAGTAGTCTGGAATGGATGGGCATTGCCAAAACACCAATTCTTGGGGTGGCTTATAGCTCATGAGGCACTGAACACAACTGCTAGACTATACAGATTTGGGGTGGACATTGAGGACAAGTGTTATCTATGTGGTCTAGCTTCTGAAACTATTGAGCATCTTTACTGTGACTGTTTATACAGTAAGAGAGTTGTAGAAGAGCTGATTAACAAAACTTCATGGGCATTTCCTCTAAGGGATGTGATGAATTGGTGTATGCGTAGACCGGGAACAATGTTGCAGAGGGGAGTGCAGGTTGCTATGATGCTGAGTCTTATGTACCACGTCTGGAAGCAGCGAAACAAAGGCCGGTATGAGAATGTTCTGCTTCGTCCTGAAAGGGTGGCAGGCAATATCATGGAAGAGATGAGGTTCAGAGTTCGAGCCCGAGATAGAACAGTTATGACTCTTGCTGAAAGAGAATGGCTTAATAGGATGCGTCTGATAGAATGA